The following coding sequences lie in one Peribacillus frigoritolerans genomic window:
- a CDS encoding sugar porter family MFS transporter produces MQKIPNIMYVYAIFGGLAGLLYGFDSGAISPAIPFITEEFGLSPSGQGLIVSFLLLGALPAIVLSTSLSKVLGRKSLLIGAGITFIVGSIGCAFATNVSVLIASRFILGIGCGIANMCSLIYLVELAPPKIRGLIGALYQLSVNVGILSAYIVGASFSASGSWRIMLGIGIIPAAIFTFGMLISPESPRWLMAAGKEDRARKVLMKLRGTKQEVEAEISDINHSLKQQSVGFKHLVHQYKKILNMNFILTFFQVFTGINAVVYFAPIIFDGVEINGWSGSNIANFGIGTALVVSTAISLFIVDKLGRKTLLIYSIGGQVLPLIGLALFSDYTIFSMVCVFLYVFAFGIGLGPVFWLFIPEVLPLQARAIGMGVITFLQYTLNFLFSYTFPPLLSVIGNNVFLIYAVLSVVACVFIHYKTPETKGKSLEEIEEYWREQDLAKAIKPA; encoded by the coding sequence TTGCAAAAGATTCCGAATATTATGTATGTTTATGCGATTTTTGGCGGGTTGGCCGGTCTATTATATGGTTTCGATTCCGGTGCCATTTCTCCAGCGATTCCATTCATCACCGAAGAGTTTGGACTAAGCCCGTCAGGTCAAGGATTGATAGTAAGTTTCCTGCTATTAGGGGCATTGCCTGCTATAGTCCTTTCCACTTCACTATCTAAGGTGCTTGGAAGGAAATCACTCCTGATTGGAGCGGGCATCACATTCATCGTCGGGTCGATTGGTTGTGCCTTCGCTACAAATGTAAGCGTTTTAATTGCATCACGGTTCATCCTGGGAATCGGCTGCGGAATAGCCAATATGTGTTCACTTATTTATTTGGTGGAATTGGCTCCTCCTAAAATCAGGGGATTGATCGGCGCTTTATATCAACTAAGTGTAAACGTCGGGATTTTGAGTGCTTACATAGTGGGGGCTTCCTTCTCCGCTAGCGGATCTTGGAGAATCATGCTCGGAATCGGGATCATTCCAGCAGCAATCTTCACATTTGGAATGCTTATCTCACCGGAAAGCCCACGGTGGCTCATGGCTGCAGGAAAGGAAGACCGTGCAAGGAAGGTCTTGATGAAACTAAGGGGAACGAAGCAAGAAGTGGAAGCTGAAATAAGTGATATCAATCATTCCCTTAAACAGCAAAGCGTAGGATTCAAACATTTAGTCCACCAATATAAAAAAATATTGAATATGAATTTCATCTTAACATTCTTCCAAGTCTTCACGGGAATCAATGCCGTTGTATACTTTGCCCCGATCATTTTCGACGGGGTTGAAATCAACGGATGGAGCGGTTCCAATATAGCAAACTTCGGAATCGGGACGGCCTTGGTCGTTTCCACTGCCATCTCGTTATTCATCGTTGATAAACTAGGCAGAAAAACGCTGCTAATCTACAGTATTGGCGGTCAGGTCCTGCCACTGATCGGATTGGCACTATTTTCGGATTATACAATCTTCAGTATGGTTTGTGTGTTCTTATATGTCTTCGCATTCGGAATCGGCCTTGGCCCTGTCTTCTGGCTATTCATACCGGAAGTGCTGCCATTGCAGGCAAGAGCGATCGGAATGGGAGTCATCACCTTTTTACAATACACATTGAACTTCCTTTTTTCATACACGTTCCCTCCACTGTTAAGTGTCATTGGCAATAACGTCTTTCTCATCTATGCGGTCTTATCAGTGGTAGCTTGCGTATTCATACACTATAAAACTCCTGAAACAAAAGGGAAATCATTGGAGGAAATTGAAGAATACTGGCGTGAACAAGATTTGGCAAAGGCGATTAAACCTGCTTGA
- a CDS encoding RbsD/FucU family protein has product MLKGIPPILSPELMKIMMEMGHGDEIVLADGNYPAASHSSRIIDGHGHGVADFLQAILAFFPLDTYVTHPVILMNPVEGDEKSPVIWKSYEDIMKKTNDIPIKIGKLERMDFYERSKAAYAIIATSERAQYANLILKKGVL; this is encoded by the coding sequence ATGCTTAAAGGAATTCCGCCAATACTTTCTCCTGAATTGATGAAGATCATGATGGAGATGGGGCACGGTGATGAAATCGTACTTGCAGACGGGAATTATCCGGCTGCAAGTCATTCAAGCCGGATCATCGACGGTCATGGACATGGCGTGGCCGACTTCCTGCAAGCGATATTGGCATTCTTTCCACTCGATACGTATGTGACACATCCCGTCATATTGATGAATCCTGTGGAAGGCGATGAAAAAAGCCCTGTAATCTGGAAGAGTTATGAAGATATAATGAAAAAAACGAACGATATTCCTATCAAGATCGGAAAACTGGAACGAATGGACTTTTACGAACGAAGTAAAGCGGCCTATGCCATTATCGCAACTAGTGAACGAGCACAGTATGCGAATCTCATATTGAAAAAAGGTGTACTTTAA
- a CDS encoding fumarylacetoacetate hydrolase family protein, giving the protein MKLATFIKDEQQKLAVQIEDQLIDIEETANRNEWNQIVLDVMQVINFSQSERDEFETKVHEAVREGMAAVIEEKGLTFGPSVTKPHKIICVGLNYKRHADETNAPYPEVPILFNKFDNTLTGHGCEIAIPSVTNELDYEVELGIVIGKKTKNVSEEAALSHVFGYCTVNDLSARDLQMRTPQWLLGKTCDDFSPVGPYLVTADEVGNPNDLQLKTYVNEEIRQNSNTSDMIFSCAEIISYISKHMTLEPGDLILTGTPEGVVLGLPAEQRVYIQPGDVVTVEIEKLGSLTNTFVAESEEALTNA; this is encoded by the coding sequence TTGAAATTGGCTACTTTTATTAAAGATGAACAGCAGAAACTTGCCGTTCAAATTGAGGATCAGTTAATAGATATCGAAGAAACGGCTAATAGGAATGAATGGAACCAAATCGTGTTGGATGTGATGCAAGTGATAAACTTCAGCCAATCCGAACGGGACGAATTTGAAACTAAGGTCCATGAAGCTGTCAGAGAAGGAATGGCTGCCGTAATTGAAGAGAAAGGGCTCACATTCGGTCCCAGTGTAACAAAGCCGCATAAAATCATTTGTGTTGGGTTGAATTACAAAAGACATGCAGATGAAACCAATGCACCTTATCCTGAAGTGCCAATCTTATTTAACAAGTTTGATAATACATTAACGGGTCACGGATGTGAGATTGCCATACCAAGTGTAACGAATGAACTGGACTATGAAGTGGAACTTGGGATCGTGATCGGCAAAAAGACAAAAAACGTCTCCGAAGAAGCAGCACTCTCCCATGTGTTCGGGTATTGTACGGTCAACGATTTGTCGGCAAGAGATCTGCAAATGAGGACGCCGCAATGGCTGCTTGGGAAAACCTGTGATGATTTCAGTCCTGTTGGTCCTTACCTGGTAACAGCGGACGAAGTGGGGAATCCAAACGACCTGCAATTGAAAACGTATGTTAATGAAGAAATAAGACAGAATTCCAATACATCAGATATGATCTTTTCATGTGCGGAAATCATCAGTTATATTTCCAAGCATATGACATTGGAACCGGGCGATCTTATATTGACAGGTACACCTGAAGGAGTCGTATTGGGCTTACCGGCCGAACAGCGTGTTTATATTCAGCCAGGGGATGTGGTCACCGTTGAAATCGAAAAACTGGGATCACTCACGAACACATTCGTGGCTGAAAGCGAAGAGGCTTTGACGAATGCTTAA
- a CDS encoding SDR family NAD(P)-dependent oxidoreductase → MRLQNKIAVITGGGSGIGKESARLFAKEGAFVVITDIHAVNGQGTVSEIEEAGGKAAFYEVDVTNPEAVQSAISQIIETYKRIDILFNNAGISNVGRVDEVEPDVWDRIMSVNVKGVYLPSKYTIPYMMEQKSGVVINMSSCAAEMGLVKRAAYSATKGAVLALTKAMQVDYAPYNIRVNALLPGTILTPFVENYLKTSYDDPEVAIGTIKKRQLSGDLGRPGDVAKAALFLASDESAFMMGSPLYIDGGVVFGKNA, encoded by the coding sequence ATGAGACTGCAAAATAAAATCGCTGTCATCACTGGCGGGGGAAGCGGGATAGGTAAGGAATCAGCCCGTTTATTCGCTAAAGAAGGTGCATTTGTCGTCATTACCGATATTCATGCAGTAAATGGGCAGGGCACCGTTTCTGAAATAGAGGAAGCTGGCGGGAAAGCGGCGTTTTATGAGGTGGATGTAACGAATCCGGAAGCGGTTCAATCCGCAATCTCCCAGATAATCGAAACCTATAAGAGAATAGACATATTATTCAACAATGCCGGAATCTCAAACGTAGGCAGGGTGGACGAAGTGGAACCGGATGTGTGGGACCGCATCATGAGCGTGAATGTGAAGGGGGTTTATCTGCCTTCTAAATATACGATTCCTTATATGATGGAACAAAAGAGCGGGGTCGTTATCAATATGTCATCATGTGCAGCGGAAATGGGTCTCGTGAAACGTGCCGCATACTCTGCAACGAAAGGCGCTGTACTGGCTTTAACGAAAGCGATGCAAGTGGATTATGCACCTTATAATATTCGGGTGAACGCTTTATTGCCGGGTACTATCTTGACACCGTTCGTCGAAAATTACTTGAAAACTTCATATGACGATCCTGAGGTTGCCATCGGCACGATCAAGAAAAGACAATTGAGCGGCGATTTGGGCAGACCTGGTGATGTAGCAAAAGCGGCACTGTTCTTAGCTTCGGATGAGTCTGCGTTCATGATGGGATCGCCTCTATATATTGATGGCGGGGTTGTTTTCGGGAAAAATGCATAA
- a CDS encoding SDR family NAD(P)-dependent oxidoreductase encodes MGKLNNRTALVTGGSRGIGAAIVMRLAEEGANVAINYTSPGSFEKAKALKEKVESEFHIQAIVVKANVGVKEDVDAMIDEVEKELGTVDILVNNAGIAPFEPFLSLSEETWDDTYRTNVKSIFLTTQRAAKRMIENKYGKIINITSTASVLVTSPVIPHYISSKAAASHLTKALAIELGKYNINVNAVGPSTVATDMCEEYLEDPQILAKEIEANPMKRLGTEKQIGDSVVFLASDEAMQINGHLLMVDGGLTVKAAQPEDHMNHEQEVTS; translated from the coding sequence ATGGGTAAATTGAATAATCGAACAGCACTTGTCACAGGAGGCAGCCGGGGAATCGGTGCAGCGATTGTCATGAGATTGGCTGAAGAAGGTGCCAATGTGGCTATCAATTATACATCGCCAGGTTCATTTGAAAAAGCGAAGGCTTTAAAAGAAAAAGTAGAATCCGAGTTTCATATCCAAGCGATCGTCGTAAAAGCGAACGTTGGGGTGAAGGAAGATGTCGATGCCATGATCGATGAAGTGGAGAAAGAGCTGGGAACGGTGGATATTTTAGTGAATAATGCTGGTATTGCCCCGTTTGAGCCTTTTTTGAGCCTTTCGGAAGAGACATGGGATGATACGTACCGGACCAATGTGAAATCGATCTTTTTGACGACGCAAAGAGCGGCGAAGCGAATGATTGAAAATAAATATGGCAAGATCATCAATATTACATCAACGGCTAGCGTCCTTGTCACGAGTCCTGTCATTCCCCACTATATTTCATCGAAGGCAGCTGCCTCGCATTTAACGAAGGCGTTGGCGATTGAGCTAGGCAAATACAATATCAATGTGAATGCTGTCGGCCCAAGCACCGTTGCGACGGATATGTGTGAGGAATATTTGGAGGATCCGCAAATTCTCGCAAAAGAGATTGAAGCCAATCCGATGAAGAGACTTGGGACCGAAAAGCAAATTGGTGATTCCGTCGTATTTTTGGCATCCGATGAAGCCATGCAAATCAACGGGCATCTGTTAATGGTGGATGGCGGTTTAACGGTGAAAGCGGCGCAGCCTGAAGACCATATGAATCATGAACAGGAGGTAACGTCATGA
- a CDS encoding UxaA family hydrolase → MSMIKGYRRSNGKFGIRNHLLIIPTVICANHVANRIQQAVPESVAIPHQHGCSQIGDDKERTHKLLGGMGKNPNVGAVLLISLGCEVIDAKVLKQEIEEETGKPVEWLDIQDAGGTINAIKKGTEVAKGLFLELEKVPQVDAPISELIVGVKCGGSDATSGLCSNPALGKTADQLLKQGGTIVMGETTEIIGAEHIVAQKAVSEEVAKKLYAYVDRFEKEVERIGADMRGGNPSPGNIEGGLSTIEEKSLGCISKAGTAPLNDVLSFAEEIPGNGYYFMDSPGNDIECVSGMAAAGVHIVCFTTGRGTPTGNPIIPVIKITGNEHTAIKMIDNIDIDTSPVMKGKETTEEAGNRIFETIAKTAQGELTKAEILGHQEFSISRISISL, encoded by the coding sequence ATGAGCATGATAAAAGGGTATCGCCGTTCAAATGGCAAATTTGGAATCCGTAATCATCTATTGATCATCCCTACCGTCATTTGTGCCAATCATGTGGCCAACAGAATCCAGCAAGCTGTACCGGAATCAGTGGCCATTCCGCATCAGCATGGATGCAGCCAGATTGGTGATGACAAAGAACGTACACATAAACTTCTTGGCGGAATGGGGAAAAACCCGAACGTTGGTGCGGTTCTGTTAATTAGCTTGGGCTGTGAGGTGATTGATGCCAAGGTATTGAAACAGGAAATTGAAGAAGAAACGGGAAAGCCTGTGGAGTGGCTTGATATCCAAGATGCAGGTGGGACGATAAACGCGATTAAGAAGGGGACTGAAGTGGCGAAGGGTCTATTTCTGGAACTCGAAAAAGTGCCGCAAGTGGATGCCCCCATTTCAGAATTGATAGTAGGTGTGAAATGCGGCGGTTCAGATGCTACATCCGGTCTGTGCAGCAATCCCGCTTTAGGGAAAACGGCTGATCAGCTCTTGAAACAGGGCGGAACGATCGTAATGGGCGAAACCACGGAAATCATCGGAGCTGAACATATTGTCGCCCAAAAAGCAGTGAGCGAAGAAGTGGCCAAGAAACTATATGCATATGTTGATAGATTCGAAAAAGAAGTGGAACGCATCGGGGCAGATATGCGTGGCGGAAACCCGAGCCCGGGCAATATTGAGGGCGGGCTCTCGACCATCGAGGAAAAATCGCTTGGCTGCATCAGTAAAGCAGGTACGGCCCCATTGAATGATGTCTTATCATTTGCAGAAGAAATCCCGGGTAATGGCTATTACTTCATGGATTCCCCGGGGAATGATATCGAGTGTGTTTCAGGCATGGCGGCCGCCGGTGTGCATATCGTCTGCTTTACGACAGGAAGAGGGACACCAACAGGGAACCCGATTATCCCGGTCATCAAAATAACGGGAAATGAACATACGGCAATCAAGATGATCGATAACATCGATATTGATACAAGTCCTGTCATGAAAGGGAAAGAAACGACGGAGGAAGCGGGAAATCGCATTTTTGAAACGATTGCTAAAACAGCACAAGGTGAATTGACAAAGGCGGAAATTCTGGGACATCAGGAATTCAGCATCAGCCGGATCAGCATCAGCCTTTAG